In Methanothermobacter sp., the following are encoded in one genomic region:
- a CDS encoding TldD/PmbA family protein: MLDFAEKALKLALRNSEMAEVYIEREHAFEVQVQRDLIDFGKIESMTGIGIRVLKGGRMGFAYTSDPSNLQRAVKMATENLRLADPDENFGFSEPASYPTVKGIFDTSFLELDVEESTSIAEVMVDKTLDEGCRPTSGGFSASMVETFIMNSEGVEASSRSTGFSAYISVNAEKNGSRTTAYESDSSCSMDIDPEWIAGRASRIARDSLGGENVESGRRSAVLDYHAAAGLLGTFAAAFSADNVQRGRSILADRIGTEITSPDLSIYDDGTLRGGLGSSPFDGEGTPSQRTLLVADGVLEGYIHSIYTASKGSCESTGNGLRGYSDIPVVSTTNFVLEFGDEVPLDDFSGIYVTDVLGAHTANPISGEFSVEANNAFLLEDGEFTPVKKAMLSGNIFDLMKNVSSTDLEIRQVGDFVTAPLIVEGIHVTG; encoded by the coding sequence ATGTTGGATTTTGCTGAAAAGGCCCTTAAGCTGGCCTTAAGAAACTCTGAAATGGCTGAGGTCTACATTGAAAGGGAGCATGCATTTGAGGTGCAGGTTCAGAGGGACCTCATAGACTTTGGGAAGATAGAATCCATGACAGGTATAGGTATAAGGGTACTGAAGGGGGGCAGGATGGGCTTTGCATACACCTCAGATCCATCGAATCTCCAGCGAGCCGTTAAAATGGCCACAGAGAATCTCAGGCTTGCCGATCCAGATGAAAATTTTGGGTTCTCAGAGCCGGCCAGCTACCCCACTGTGAAGGGGATCTTTGACACATCATTCCTGGAACTGGACGTTGAGGAATCTACCAGCATCGCAGAGGTCATGGTTGATAAAACACTTGATGAGGGATGCAGACCAACAAGCGGCGGTTTTTCAGCATCCATGGTCGAAACATTCATCATGAACTCGGAGGGTGTTGAGGCTTCATCAAGGTCAACAGGGTTCTCAGCATACATATCGGTGAATGCAGAGAAAAATGGGTCCAGGACGACGGCATATGAGTCTGATTCATCATGCAGCATGGACATAGACCCGGAATGGATAGCTGGAAGGGCATCCAGGATAGCGAGGGATTCACTTGGCGGTGAAAATGTTGAGAGCGGAAGGAGGTCAGCTGTACTGGATTACCATGCAGCTGCAGGGTTGCTCGGCACATTTGCCGCGGCATTCAGTGCAGATAACGTTCAGAGGGGGAGGTCCATCCTTGCTGATAGGATCGGCACTGAGATAACATCCCCTGACCTCAGCATATACGATGATGGTACACTGAGGGGAGGCCTTGGCTCATCACCCTTTGATGGGGAGGGCACACCATCCCAGAGAACACTCCTCGTTGCCGATGGAGTCCTTGAGGGCTACATCCACAGCATCTACACCGCATCCAAGGGCTCATGTGAGAGCACAGGTAACGGGCTGCGAGGCTACTCTGACATACCCGTGGTTTCAACCACAAACTTCGTCCTTGAATTTGGGGATGAGGTTCCACTTGATGATTTCAGCGGGATATACGTGACTGATGTGCTGGGTGCCCACACAGCAAATCCCATCTCAGGTGAATTCTCGGTTGAGGCCAACAACGCTTTCCTTTTGGAGGATGGCGAATTCACGCCTGTGAAGAAGGCAATGTTATCTGGCAACATATTCGACCTCATGAAGAATGTCTCATCCACTGACCTTGAGATAAGACAGGTTGGAGACTTTGTAACAGCACCCCTCATTGTTGAGGGAATCCATGTAACAGGTTAA
- a CDS encoding phosphoglycolate phosphatase, whose protein sequence is MRAIAVDIDGTITDSTRKLCISALRALRGAERKGLPVIIVTGNVLCFAMATSVLIGTSGGVVAENGGVIYSDGDMRVLGDIKKAETAYNYLRKIYPVRKVQFSDLRLSEVAITREIPVQVIRKSLEGFDVEVYDTGFAVHLTDPQVNKGSSLKLVAESMGIEMSDVMAIGDSENDIEFLERAGFCVAVGNADPELREMADYVTSGEYGDGVREAIHKFAGVDI, encoded by the coding sequence ATGAGGGCCATTGCAGTTGACATAGACGGCACTATAACCGACAGCACCAGAAAACTGTGCATCAGCGCTCTCAGGGCCCTCAGAGGTGCTGAAAGAAAAGGATTACCTGTCATAATCGTGACAGGGAATGTCCTGTGCTTTGCAATGGCAACATCCGTCCTTATAGGGACAAGTGGTGGTGTTGTGGCTGAAAATGGCGGCGTGATATACTCTGATGGGGATATGAGGGTCCTGGGTGATATTAAAAAGGCAGAAACCGCTTACAATTATCTTAGGAAGATTTACCCTGTCAGGAAGGTCCAGTTCTCTGATCTTCGATTATCTGAGGTGGCAATCACCAGGGAAATCCCTGTTCAGGTCATCAGGAAGTCCCTTGAGGGATTTGATGTTGAGGTCTATGACACGGGATTTGCAGTGCACCTTACAGACCCCCAGGTGAATAAGGGCTCTTCCCTGAAACTTGTGGCAGAGTCAATGGGGATTGAAATGTCTGATGTCATGGCGATAGGGGACAGTGAGAACGATATTGAATTCCTTGAAAGGGCGGGTTTCTGCGTGGCGGTTGGAAATGCAGACCCTGAGCTCAGGGAAATGGCAGATTATGTGACTTCAGGGGAATATGGTGATGGAGTTAGGGAGGCTATCCATAAATTTGCTGGGGTGGATATCTGA
- the hypD gene encoding hydrogenase formation protein HypD translates to MKNLSRELVSRIHEISRPVKIMHVCGSHEHTIMQHGVRSLLPDEVEVVAGPGCPVCCVPAREIDECIELARQGVTITTFGDMLRVPGSEGSLADARAEGADVRIVYGVGNAVDIARKLDREVVFMAAGFETTAPTTASEILSGPPENFSVLSCHRLIPPALKFLIESGEVNLNALIEPGHVSTIIGMKPYEPFSRDYGIPQVIAGFNPLDILMAVYMILRQIERGEAKVENEYRRAVKPEGNIKAQQAMDEVFRITEREWRGFPVIPESVYEIRDEFSEFDAREKFDIDVADAVEVPTGCICGAILRGVARPEECSLFKTQCTPTNPVGACMVSREGTCNIAYRYSSFRVQ, encoded by the coding sequence ATGAAAAATCTTTCAAGGGAACTGGTTTCAAGGATACATGAGATATCACGTCCTGTTAAGATAATGCACGTCTGCGGTTCACATGAACACACTATAATGCAGCATGGAGTAAGATCACTACTCCCGGACGAGGTTGAGGTGGTGGCCGGGCCGGGGTGCCCTGTCTGCTGCGTACCTGCCCGTGAGATAGACGAGTGCATAGAACTTGCAAGGCAGGGCGTTACGATCACAACATTCGGTGACATGCTCCGTGTTCCTGGTTCGGAGGGTTCACTTGCAGATGCCAGGGCCGAAGGCGCCGATGTCAGGATAGTCTACGGTGTGGGAAATGCGGTGGATATAGCGAGAAAACTTGACAGGGAGGTCGTCTTTATGGCGGCAGGCTTTGAGACCACCGCACCAACAACAGCATCGGAGATACTGTCAGGCCCACCAGAGAACTTTTCAGTCCTGTCCTGCCACAGGCTGATACCCCCAGCACTCAAATTCCTCATAGAATCAGGGGAGGTTAACCTCAACGCCCTCATAGAGCCGGGCCATGTATCAACCATAATCGGCATGAAACCCTATGAGCCCTTCTCACGGGACTACGGAATACCTCAGGTCATAGCAGGATTCAACCCCCTTGACATACTCATGGCAGTGTACATGATACTCAGGCAGATCGAAAGGGGCGAGGCAAAGGTTGAGAATGAATATAGGAGGGCGGTGAAACCTGAGGGTAACATAAAGGCCCAGCAGGCGATGGATGAGGTTTTCCGCATAACCGAGAGGGAGTGGAGGGGATTTCCTGTCATACCTGAATCTGTATATGAGATCAGGGATGAATTTTCAGAGTTCGATGCAAGGGAAAAATTTGATATTGATGTTGCTGACGCCGTTGAGGTGCCCACTGGCTGCATATGCGGCGCAATACTGAGGGGCGTTGCAAGGCCGGAGGAATGCTCACTCTTTAAGACCCAGTGCACGCCCACAAACCCTGTGGGGGCCTGTATGGTTTCAAGGGAGGGGACCTGCAACATAGCCTACCGCTACAGTTCATTCAGGGTGCAGTGA
- a CDS encoding calcium/sodium antiporter: MSPIILILIFCASLIGVIRSADIFVDRIVDIGRALGISQIILGVTVAAAGTSLPEFGSAMISVLTGSPELGVGVVIGSNIWNIAGIIGISAILSCAVTTNRDEIRRDGLFGLLSILILSSFMLMGAIGPLTGAVLLSIYGVYLLILIKKQRKYYASHLIEGGDAGWKTIVTAVLSFFGLVVFCRVLVYSAVEITAVLHIPEMIVGLFALAIGTSLAELVVAVNSARKHMCSLSLGTVLGSNIFNILIGIGIPSLFVKIPVEPLLVVLDAPILIVVTVIVMYFMWTDMELRRVEGVVLLIIYIIYAALRIAITS, encoded by the coding sequence ATGTCACCTATCATCCTAATATTAATCTTCTGCGCCTCATTAATTGGTGTTATAAGATCCGCGGACATCTTTGTGGACAGGATCGTTGATATCGGGAGGGCGCTTGGAATATCACAGATAATACTTGGAGTTACGGTTGCAGCTGCGGGGACATCTCTTCCTGAGTTCGGGTCCGCCATGATCTCTGTCCTTACAGGTAGCCCTGAACTCGGTGTGGGTGTGGTGATAGGTTCGAACATATGGAACATCGCGGGTATCATAGGGATATCTGCCATTCTCTCCTGTGCTGTTACAACAAACAGGGATGAGATCCGGAGGGATGGACTATTCGGGCTTCTCAGCATCCTGATACTTTCATCTTTCATGCTCATGGGGGCCATTGGCCCTCTTACAGGTGCCGTTCTCCTCAGCATCTATGGTGTTTACCTTTTAATTCTTATAAAGAAGCAGAGGAAATATTACGCGAGCCACCTCATAGAGGGTGGTGACGCTGGCTGGAAGACCATTGTAACTGCAGTTTTAAGTTTCTTCGGGCTTGTGGTGTTCTGCAGGGTACTGGTTTACAGCGCAGTTGAAATTACCGCGGTTCTCCATATTCCTGAGATGATAGTCGGCCTTTTTGCCCTTGCCATCGGGACAAGCCTTGCTGAACTTGTTGTAGCCGTTAACTCCGCAAGGAAGCATATGTGCAGCCTCTCACTGGGCACGGTACTTGGGAGTAACATATTCAATATCCTCATAGGCATAGGGATTCCATCATTATTCGTGAAAATCCCTGTTGAGCCCCTCTTAGTTGTGCTTGATGCCCCCATTTTGATAGTTGTGACAGTTATTGTAATGTACTTCATGTGGACGGATATGGAGCTTAGAAGAGTTGAAGGAGTCGTGCTTCTCATTATATACATAATCTATGCTGCCTTAAGAATAGCAATCACAAGTTGA